Within the Salvia hispanica cultivar TCC Black 2014 chromosome 4, UniMelb_Shisp_WGS_1.0, whole genome shotgun sequence genome, the region AACTTGAAATTATCCTGATAAATGTTGATACGGAAAAGAGCTTAAATTTTTTACTCACACATGTTTTGGCTAATAATGACTGTTTGGTTACATTCTTTTATGTAAGACATTTCTCCATATGGTGGAATATATGTCATGGctatttaatattgaaattacatgaataaagtaaaaactgCCTTGTTGGAATAAGAAAAAGTGGTTCCTGTTGGACTATCAGGTTTTTAAGATCAGCTCCACATTTGTTAACATGTTTAATTAGTTTGTCCAGTATGGTTTAGCACCTAGAAATATACATCAAACGATGTTATGGAAATTCTTATTGTACATTTCATTGCTTTGTGACAATTAAGGTTCTTTCTGTCTTTGGATTTAATGATAATTAGTTGGTAGTACCGTTAACTTGGAATTTCTTGCTGTCTTTGGGACAATTAAGGTTCTTCCTGTATTACTCCTAGTACTTTAAAGCTGCTAGAGATTCTACCTTAAATAGCTGGGAAGAAAAATTAATCTGGAGGATGACTCAGAAGTCTAAGTCTAAGCTAATGCCCAGGTTTTTATCTAGGACTTTGAGGTTTTGTGACAGGAACATAAGTTTGAACTTTCTTTATTATCATGTGAATACGCCTAATGCATTTCATGAACCTTGTCTTCCTTTCTAAATTGATGTTTTTAACTTCTTCTGTGCCTTAATGCAGGGGATACAAGCGTTTTTTCAGGAGAGCTATGCTTGAAACGTCAGATTATTATCGAGATGATTGCTTGAAAATCAACTGTACTGTTGGAGTTGTTGTTTCTGCTATTGATTGTTCTAGGTTACACTCTATTCAGGTTCCAGATTCTGACATTGGGTCAGACATAGGCATGCTTTTAGAAAACATGGAAGGTTCTGATATCACATTCAATGTATCTGGGGAGAAATTTCATGCCCACAAGTTGGTATTAGCTGCCCGTTCCCCCAAATTTCGGTCTGAACTCCTTGAAGGAGTAGATACTGAAGTGGAAGAGGTTATGGTACCACACATGGAACCTAAAGTTTTTAAGGTGAGTGGATGGTTTTGATCTGCTCTTTCTGGCTCTACCAGAGTAACCATCTTACCTAATAGTTAGCTTATGGTAATTTGCTATTTCTGCACTTATATTGTTGAGGTTGATGAAATAACTTGTCTGTTCATTTCCATGATGGGGAAAGTTGAATACATGATAATATTCTTTGATTCACGACAGGCTCTGCTGCACTTTATCTACAGAGATGCATTGGATGAAAATGAGCTGATAGCATCTAGCTCTTGCTCTACTTCAGTGGTAGCTGACACCTTAACCGGAAAATTGCTGGCTGTAGCTGATCATTATGACTTAGAAAGACTCAAAAGGATATGTGAATCTCATCTTTGCAAGGATATATCTGTAAATTCAGTTGCACAAGTACTTTCTTTGGCAGATCGTTACAATGCTGCAGAATTGAAAGATGTTTGCCTAAAATTTGCCGCTGAGAACCTGGCAGGTATATAACTTGAGGGTTTCTTTCTTTACCCCTTGAATAATTTGGAATCTTGTTATTTCTGATAAAAGAGGAGATTCTCATTGCTTTCACTGGCTCCGTTCCTTATTAAATTTGTGCTATTAATTTGGCATTTCTAGGCTAATATCTTTTTTTACTAACACTTAAGGTTGAGAATGAGATGGAAACATCATCTCAGTGCAGATATATTGAAGTTCTATATCATGGTGCCAATAGATTTTAGATGATAATGTGTATTTCTCAGCTAGATTTGAATACGTATGTTTGTTCTTCTTAGTAGCATCCTAACTTGGAGGAAACACGATTCCCCTTAGGTGTTGGCCTTAAGAGATTTGTCTAAATTTAGCCAATGCCCGAGCTCTTTGGTTTTGTTTGGGGCATTACCcgatgtatttatttatttataaaaacgAGATCATTTCATGCTTAAATCACCTACTTCTGCTTTCTACTTTCTTCCCTTATCTACTTAACATTTGTTAGTCTGTGTTAGTTTCATTAATTCAATGAAACTATTTGATGtgagatactccctccgtctgccattaggagtcccgatcacttttgcgcactcgttttataaaaatgataataaatagttaaagtagagcaatagtaaagtaagagagagaataatgttaaGAAGActcttttcaatattattctttctcttattttaccatttctccactttaactatattttatcatttttacaaaacgagtgtgcaaaagtgaccgggactcctaatggcggacggagggagtaatagttaaaattagttttattgaTGAGATAAGTTAAGTTGTACgcactattatttttaaaatgggaaaaataGTTACTTGACTTGCGTTGTGGACAATATATTGTCTTCTTCTCCATGCTCTTTGAGTTTGTACCTTATTTCTAGTAACACTTTGGGGAAAGCGATGATGTGTGATCTAGTTCTGAGGCGACTCAACCAGCTACGATTGTAACCACCAtgtattttagttttgtatATTGATTCACTGCAACATACAATCTACCATGAATGACTCTTTTTGCAGCTGTCATGCGTTCGGATGGTTTTGAACATCTTAAAGAAAATTGCCCATCTCTACAGTCTGAGCTTTTGAAGACGGTAGCTGGTTGTGATGAAGACTGCAGCAATGGTGGTGGCAAGTCTGGGAGTGTGTGGGCTCAGCTCTCCGACGGTGGTGACAACAGTGGCCGGAGGGTTAGGCAACGAACTTAATTTTGGAAGTAGGAAATGTGTAGATACGGGGTGAGCAATATTTCTGTAACTGTAATTAGCAAGAAATGTGTGTCGTATTTCATTCAGAAAATTATAGTAACAGAGCAGCTGCTACATTTGCTGTATGTCTCGTGAAGTTTGTCTAGAATAATGTACTGTAGCTGATTGTGCTTTTATACGAAATTTCGAAATCAATGTTACGAAGAACGCTAATAGCAGTATTTTCCGGCAAATATGAATGGAAAGTGCCTGAAATCAAGTGACAGAATGCATGCTTTAATCAAATGGCAAGAACGTAGAGAAACAACAAATATCAAGGTCGATATTTGTCAAAATATTCTCGTACAGAGTAATGAAATGAAACACATACAAATGTGCAAAGTTACATTGTTTGCCAGCTAGACATCAATGGCCAAGCATCATAGAATTGTTCTTGAAAAATAAGCCATTTCTGCCCCCAATATTAAGGCCAGAAAGTTGTTCCacagaaatagaaaatagaagACATATCCAGAGGCTattgaaaatttgagtttTCTCGAATGCAAACCAGTGGACTAGATGTTAGGCACAATGTTCCAAGTACCGAAATCATGATCAATGTAGCCTGGAGTAGATGAAGTTTCCACTGCATCGACTGCTTTGCTTTCTCTGCTCAAATCGCCACCAAGAAATATTGCTGCATCTTTTAGCTTGTGTTCCACTGCGCCCAAGCAGTTTGAGGCAACTGAGAAATCCCGTCTGGAAAAAATCATCTGGTTTCTTGTCTCAACATTATTAGCATATGGCATTCGAGCCCCGTTCATTGCTTCTTCGTTAACTAAAAATACATCACAGTAATGCTAGATAGCATTAGGAAAAAATACGGATGATTAAATTCAGCGGTACTAAGAGCGATGAAGGTTGTGTAGAAGGAACTTGTACCTGGAAAACCCATGGAAAAGGGCTCATCGAACGAGTTTTCACTGAACACCGATGAGGAAGAATGACCTAAAGAAGAGTTTTGTTCTTCATATGCTTC harbors:
- the LOC125220000 gene encoding BTB/POZ and MATH domain-containing protein 4-like isoform X2: MAETPDRTPNQTSPTRSSSVTETVNGSHRFVIQGYSLAKGMGVGKHIASEEFTVGGYKWAIYFYPDGKNPEDNSTYVSVFIALASEGTDVRALFELTLMDQSGKGKHKVHSHFDRSLESGPYTLKYRGSMWGYKRFFRRAMLETSDYYRDDCLKINCTVGVVVSAIDCSRLHSIQVPDSDIGSDIGMLLENMEGSDITFNVSGEKFHAHKLVLAARSPKFRSELLEGVDTEVEEVMVPHMEPKVFKALLHFIYRDALDENELIASSSCSTSVVADTLTGKLLAVADHYDLERLKRICESHLCKDISVNSVAQVLSLADRYNAAELKDVCLKFAAENLAV
- the LOC125220000 gene encoding BTB/POZ and MATH domain-containing protein 4-like isoform X1; protein product: MAETPDRTPNQTSPTRSSSVTETVNGSHRFVIQGYSLAKGMGVGKHIASEEFTVGGYKWAIYFYPDGKNPEDNSTYVSVFIALASEGTDVRALFELTLMDQSGKGKHKVHSHFDRSLESGPYTLKYRGSMWGYKRFFRRAMLETSDYYRDDCLKINCTVGVVVSAIDCSRLHSIQVPDSDIGSDIGMLLENMEGSDITFNVSGEKFHAHKLVLAARSPKFRSELLEGVDTEVEEVMVPHMEPKVFKALLHFIYRDALDENELIASSSCSTSVVADTLTGKLLAVADHYDLERLKRICESHLCKDISVNSVAQVLSLADRYNAAELKDVCLKFAAENLAAVMRSDGFEHLKENCPSLQSELLKTVAGCDEDCSNGGGKSGSVWAQLSDGGDNSGRRVRQRT